A region of Streptomyces sp. NBC_01267 DNA encodes the following proteins:
- a CDS encoding outer membrane protein assembly factor BamB family protein — MTQPPDQQPPQGGFGAPQNPPGEGPGGFGAPPPPAQPPQMPPPPQAPPGPPPAQGPPQSGPPSAPQGPPPQPQPGYGYPQQAPQPGPYGQPQQAPGPYGQPQAGPYGQPQQGPYAQQPPQGPYGQQQGPYGYPQQQYPGAPVPPQGGGKNPFKGKPGVIIGAAVAGLLVVGAGVYFAVGGGGDDKKPVASDTKNSDDKPSPTGSVDRGDGTGDGRQGNDDLNAGRKPGEAKVDWLQTNDVALPQNGAESYGMWFAGDTVVRAMYKKVVGYGVSDGKVKWTLPFDHAICAAPHQATADGKIVIAYKNNDTDKSDCNQLQVVDLATGKGGWKKEIPKEGLFDIMTSVELTIAGNTVTASRMGSSSAFSVTDGHKIFGKFEGACQPDAFAGGSKLIAVEECTKNGQPDATEQVQELDPATGKSKWTFGLPAGWQVKKVYSVDPLVIYSTNEKKKSWNISVLTHKGDRRSQLTTKDSFQPECGMSFIDRDLQGCTGTAADANTLYLPTEAKSGANDVVAFDLNTGKEKWRVPADDDRTMLPLRMDGANLLAYKEPSYDGGGAVVSIPPTGGKATVVLQHPESTASIENSFFSKTVAYQDGRFFLMSGQVRGKKGDNTEKTMLVFGK; from the coding sequence ATGACTCAGCCGCCTGACCAGCAGCCGCCGCAGGGCGGTTTCGGCGCTCCGCAGAATCCGCCCGGTGAAGGTCCGGGCGGTTTCGGCGCCCCGCCGCCGCCCGCTCAGCCGCCGCAGATGCCGCCACCGCCGCAGGCCCCGCCGGGTCCGCCGCCCGCGCAGGGTCCGCCGCAGAGCGGCCCGCCGAGCGCGCCCCAGGGGCCGCCGCCCCAGCCGCAGCCCGGTTACGGCTACCCCCAGCAGGCGCCGCAGCCCGGCCCGTACGGTCAGCCCCAGCAGGCGCCGGGACCGTACGGACAGCCGCAGGCCGGTCCCTACGGACAGCCGCAGCAGGGCCCGTACGCGCAGCAGCCGCCGCAGGGACCCTACGGTCAGCAGCAGGGTCCGTACGGCTACCCGCAGCAGCAGTACCCGGGCGCCCCGGTCCCGCCTCAGGGCGGTGGCAAGAACCCCTTCAAGGGCAAGCCCGGCGTCATCATAGGTGCGGCCGTCGCGGGGCTTCTCGTGGTGGGCGCCGGGGTGTACTTCGCGGTCGGCGGGGGCGGCGACGACAAGAAGCCGGTCGCGAGCGACACCAAGAACTCGGACGACAAGCCGTCCCCGACGGGAAGCGTGGACCGGGGCGACGGCACCGGGGACGGCCGTCAGGGGAACGACGACCTCAACGCCGGGCGCAAGCCCGGTGAGGCCAAGGTCGACTGGCTGCAGACGAACGACGTCGCGCTGCCGCAGAACGGCGCCGAGAGCTACGGCATGTGGTTCGCCGGCGACACCGTCGTACGCGCCATGTACAAGAAGGTCGTCGGCTACGGGGTGAGCGACGGCAAGGTGAAGTGGACGCTGCCGTTCGACCACGCGATCTGCGCCGCGCCGCACCAGGCCACCGCCGACGGCAAGATCGTCATCGCGTACAAGAACAACGACACCGACAAGTCCGACTGCAACCAGTTGCAGGTCGTCGACCTCGCCACGGGCAAGGGCGGCTGGAAGAAGGAGATCCCGAAGGAGGGTCTGTTCGACATCATGACCTCCGTGGAGCTGACGATCGCGGGCAACACCGTGACCGCCAGCCGGATGGGGTCCTCCAGCGCCTTCTCGGTCACCGACGGACACAAGATCTTCGGGAAGTTCGAAGGGGCGTGCCAGCCCGACGCGTTCGCGGGCGGCAGCAAGCTCATCGCGGTCGAGGAGTGCACCAAGAACGGCCAGCCGGACGCGACGGAGCAGGTGCAGGAGCTGGACCCGGCGACCGGCAAGTCCAAGTGGACGTTCGGGCTGCCCGCGGGCTGGCAGGTCAAGAAGGTCTACTCGGTCGATCCGCTGGTCATCTACTCGACCAACGAGAAGAAGAAGTCCTGGAACATCTCCGTCCTCACGCACAAGGGCGACAGGCGTTCCCAGCTGACCACCAAGGACAGTTTCCAGCCCGAGTGCGGCATGTCCTTCATCGACCGTGACCTCCAGGGCTGCACCGGCACCGCCGCCGACGCCAACACGCTCTACCTGCCGACCGAGGCGAAGAGCGGCGCCAACGACGTCGTGGCGTTCGACCTGAACACCGGCAAGGAGAAGTGGCGGGTGCCCGCGGACGACGACCGCACGATGCTGCCGCTGCGGATGGACGGTGCCAACCTCCTCGCGTACAAGGAGCCTTCGTACGACGGCGGTGGCGCGGTCGTCAGCATCCCGCCTACGGGCGGCAAGGCCACGGTGGTCCTCCAGCACCCGGAGTCGACCGCGAGCATCGAGAACTCCTTCTTCTCGAAGACGGTCGCCTACCAGGACGGACGGTTCTTCCTGATGTCCGGGCAGGTCAGGGGCAAGAAGGGCGACAACACCGAGAAGACGATGCTGGTCTTCGGCAAGTGA
- a CDS encoding ABC-F family ATP-binding cassette domain-containing protein: MAVNLVNVEAVSKVYGTRALLDGVSLGVSEGDRIGVVGRNGDGKTTLIRMLAKLEEPDTGRVTHNGGLRSGVLTQHDSLDPAATIRHEVIGDLADHEWAGNAKIRDVLTGLFGGLDLPGFPQGLDTVIAPLSGGERRRIALAKLLIAEQDLIVLDEPTNHLDVEGISWLAGHLRARRSALVVVTHDRWFLDQVCTRMWDVQRGAVHEYEGGYSDYVFARAERERIAATEESKRQNLMRKELAWLRRGAPARTSKPRYRIEAANELIADVPPPRDTSELMKFANARLGKTVFELEDVTVRAGDRTLLQHLTWQLGPGDRIGLVGVNGAGKTSLLRALAEAARTQGDVQPAAGTIKVGRTVKLAHLSQEVSELKPTLRVLEAVQQVRDRVDLGKGREMTAGQLCEQFGFSKEKQWTPVGDLSGGERRRLQILRLLMDEPNVLFLDEPTNDLDIETLTQLEDLLDGWPGSMIVISHDRFFIERTTDRVFALLGDEALRMLPRGVDEYLERRQKVIESRTPAAVQAPAKDVPGVVSSKDGRAAKKELQKIERQLDKFSDRESKLHAHITENATDFGKVAELDAQLRELKAEREELELRWLELAEDA, encoded by the coding sequence ATGGCCGTCAACCTCGTCAACGTCGAGGCCGTCAGCAAGGTCTACGGCACCCGTGCCCTGCTGGACGGTGTCTCTCTCGGCGTCTCGGAGGGCGACCGCATCGGCGTCGTGGGCCGCAACGGCGACGGCAAGACCACGCTCATCCGGATGCTCGCCAAGCTGGAGGAGCCCGACACCGGCCGGGTCACCCACAACGGCGGCCTGCGCAGCGGCGTCCTCACCCAGCACGACTCGCTGGACCCGGCAGCCACCATCAGGCACGAGGTCATCGGCGACCTCGCCGACCACGAGTGGGCGGGCAACGCCAAGATCCGCGACGTACTGACGGGACTCTTCGGCGGGCTCGACCTGCCCGGCTTCCCGCAGGGCCTGGACACCGTCATCGCCCCGCTCTCCGGCGGCGAGCGCCGCCGGATCGCCCTCGCGAAGCTGCTCATCGCCGAGCAGGACCTGATCGTGCTCGACGAGCCCACCAACCACCTCGACGTCGAGGGCATCTCCTGGCTGGCGGGCCACCTCCGCGCCCGCCGCTCCGCGCTCGTCGTGGTCACCCACGACCGCTGGTTCCTGGACCAGGTCTGCACGCGCATGTGGGACGTCCAGCGCGGCGCCGTGCACGAGTACGAGGGCGGCTACAGCGACTACGTCTTCGCCCGCGCCGAGCGCGAACGCATCGCGGCCACCGAGGAGTCCAAGCGCCAGAACCTGATGCGCAAGGAGCTCGCCTGGCTGCGGCGCGGCGCCCCCGCCCGTACGTCCAAGCCCCGCTACCGCATCGAGGCGGCCAACGAACTCATCGCCGACGTGCCGCCGCCGCGCGACACCTCCGAGCTGATGAAGTTCGCCAACGCCCGCCTCGGCAAGACCGTGTTCGAGCTGGAGGACGTCACCGTCCGGGCCGGTGACAGGACGCTGCTCCAGCACCTGACCTGGCAGCTCGGCCCCGGCGACCGGATCGGCCTGGTCGGTGTGAACGGCGCGGGCAAGACCTCGCTGCTGCGCGCGCTCGCCGAGGCGGCCCGTACGCAGGGCGATGTCCAGCCCGCCGCCGGGACGATCAAGGTCGGCAGGACCGTCAAGCTCGCCCACCTCTCGCAGGAGGTCTCCGAACTCAAGCCGACGCTGCGGGTCCTCGAAGCCGTCCAGCAGGTACGGGACCGGGTCGACCTCGGCAAGGGCCGGGAGATGACCGCGGGCCAGCTGTGCGAGCAGTTCGGCTTCTCCAAGGAGAAGCAGTGGACCCCGGTCGGCGATCTCTCGGGTGGCGAGCGGCGGCGGCTCCAGATCCTGCGGCTGCTCATGGACGAGCCCAACGTCCTGTTCCTCGACGAGCCGACGAACGACCTCGACATCGAGACCCTGACCCAGCTGGAGGACCTGCTCGACGGCTGGCCCGGCTCGATGATCGTGATCTCGCACGACCGGTTCTTCATCGAGCGGACCACGGACCGGGTCTTCGCGCTGCTCGGCGACGAGGCCCTGCGGATGCTGCCGCGCGGGGTCGACGAGTACCTGGAGCGCCGCCAGAAGGTCATCGAGTCCCGCACCCCGGCCGCTGTCCAGGCCCCCGCGAAGGACGTCCCGGGCGTCGTGTCGTCGAAGGACGGCCGCGCCGCGAAGAAGGAACTCCAGAAGATCGAGCGCCAACTGGACAAGTTCTCCGACCGGGAGAGCAAGCTCCACGCACACATCACCGAGAACGCCACAGACTTCGGGAAAGTGGCCGAACTGGACGCGCAGCTGCGCGAACTGAAGGCGGAGCGTGAAGAGTTGGAGCTGCGCTGGCTGGAGCTCGCGGAGGACGCGTAG
- the rsmI gene encoding 16S rRNA (cytidine(1402)-2'-O)-methyltransferase: MTGTLVLAGTPIGDVSDAPPRLARELETADVVAAEDTRRLRRLTQALGVHTTGRVVSYFEGNETARTPELVEALVGGARVLLVTDAGMPSVSDPGYRLVAACVEQDIKVTAVPGPSAVLTALALSGLPVDRFCFEGFLPRKAGERLGRLRENAAERRTMVYFEAPHRLDDTLAAMAEVFGDGRRAAVCRELTKTYEEVKRGPLKELAEWAAEGVRGEITVVVEGAGDTGEQDLDPAELVRRVQVREEAGERRKEAIAAVAAEAGLPKREVFDAVVAAKNAAKDTAKNAAKDASKDA, encoded by the coding sequence GTGACAGGAACGCTGGTACTCGCAGGCACCCCCATCGGTGACGTCTCGGACGCGCCGCCCCGGCTGGCCAGGGAGCTGGAGACGGCCGATGTCGTCGCCGCCGAGGACACCAGGCGGCTTCGCAGACTGACCCAGGCTCTCGGGGTGCACACCACGGGGCGTGTCGTGTCGTACTTCGAGGGCAACGAGACCGCCCGTACGCCGGAGCTGGTCGAAGCGCTGGTGGGCGGTGCGCGGGTGCTGCTGGTGACGGACGCGGGCATGCCGTCCGTCTCCGACCCCGGGTACCGGCTGGTCGCCGCGTGCGTGGAGCAGGACATCAAGGTGACGGCCGTCCCCGGCCCGTCGGCCGTCCTCACCGCGCTGGCACTCTCCGGGCTGCCCGTGGACCGCTTCTGCTTCGAGGGCTTCCTGCCGCGCAAGGCGGGCGAGCGGCTGGGCAGGCTCCGGGAGAACGCCGCCGAGCGCCGGACGATGGTCTACTTCGAGGCCCCGCACCGGCTCGACGACACCCTCGCCGCCATGGCCGAGGTCTTCGGGGACGGGCGCAGGGCGGCCGTCTGCCGGGAGCTGACCAAGACGTACGAGGAAGTGAAGCGCGGGCCGCTGAAGGAACTCGCCGAGTGGGCCGCCGAGGGCGTACGGGGCGAGATCACCGTCGTCGTCGAGGGCGCGGGCGACACCGGGGAGCAGGACCTGGACCCCGCTGAGCTGGTGCGCAGGGTGCAGGTGCGCGAGGAGGCGGGGGAGCGGCGCAAGGAGGCCATCGCCGCGGTCGCCGCCGAGGCGGGACTGCCCAAGCGGGAGGTCTTCGACGCGGTGGTCGCCGCGAAGAACGCGGCCAAGGACACCGCGAAGAACGCCGCCAAGGACGCCTCGAAGGATGCTTAG
- a CDS encoding outer membrane protein assembly factor BamB family protein, which produces MTQPPQPPDGPPQGGFGKQPPAQPPAGGYGAPTPPLNPPPAPPQMPPQAPPVQAPPPQMPPQGGPPQFGHPQHQQPQPGQHQQPGQPQDPAYGYPQTPPGQPGYGYPQHQQPTPPYGHPPQHQQGQPPAYGFPTQPTPQYGGPGAGPGGSGSGGGGKFGVQAKIITAAAVAIVLIVGAGFVYSSSKDDNKNQVSTAGPTGGGKDGKGDGGDSGTAGGKEKVPANTDSKVLFQIPAPKVADVTGVNGSWMTDKLYVKSGVNEIIGYDAVKGSQVWKLPLPGPLCVASSEVSKDHRTAIGFQEKVPTKAKPYWGCTEISALDLDTGKLLWQKSYKDGDRKVDVSELTVGPGVVAAGSLSGGAAWDLESGALRWSPKPTTDRCEDAGYGGGNALVAVRRCGDYENPQLSIQTLDPKTGAPASTYRMPSGIQYGHIVSSDPLVVAADINDSAGDGSSISDYFSIDGKTGKLRARISADADQYGGDCDSTEVQPCTNLAVGNDRLYVPTEKHDGVGEGAGQTNEIVAFDLATGNLAPGKANAGPGYAAYPVRMDGSNLIAYKTGPYDKGGQVVSINGTTLKETVLMNNPADEAVRRAEQTFLPDHAEIRFANGRLYLADDTISDLTSESEKSYLAIGFGTG; this is translated from the coding sequence ATGACGCAGCCGCCCCAGCCGCCCGACGGACCCCCGCAGGGGGGTTTCGGCAAGCAGCCCCCGGCACAGCCCCCGGCCGGGGGGTACGGCGCACCGACGCCGCCCCTCAACCCGCCACCGGCCCCGCCGCAGATGCCCCCGCAGGCACCTCCCGTGCAGGCACCGCCGCCGCAGATGCCCCCGCAGGGTGGGCCTCCGCAGTTCGGCCACCCGCAGCACCAGCAGCCGCAGCCCGGTCAGCACCAGCAGCCCGGTCAGCCGCAGGATCCGGCGTACGGCTATCCGCAGACGCCGCCCGGCCAGCCCGGCTACGGCTATCCGCAGCACCAGCAGCCCACGCCGCCCTACGGCCACCCGCCGCAGCACCAGCAGGGTCAGCCGCCCGCGTACGGCTTCCCGACGCAGCCCACGCCGCAGTACGGCGGTCCGGGCGCCGGTCCGGGCGGCTCCGGCTCCGGCGGAGGCGGGAAGTTCGGCGTCCAGGCGAAGATCATCACCGCTGCGGCCGTAGCGATCGTGCTGATCGTCGGCGCGGGCTTCGTGTACTCGTCGAGCAAGGACGACAACAAGAACCAGGTGTCCACCGCGGGCCCGACCGGCGGCGGCAAGGACGGCAAGGGCGACGGCGGCGACAGCGGCACCGCGGGCGGCAAGGAGAAGGTGCCCGCGAACACCGACTCCAAGGTGCTCTTCCAGATCCCGGCGCCCAAGGTCGCCGACGTCACCGGTGTCAACGGCTCCTGGATGACGGACAAGCTGTACGTGAAGTCCGGCGTCAACGAGATCATCGGCTACGACGCGGTCAAGGGCAGCCAGGTCTGGAAGCTGCCGCTGCCGGGACCGCTCTGCGTGGCCAGCAGCGAGGTCAGCAAGGACCACCGGACGGCGATCGGCTTCCAGGAGAAGGTGCCGACCAAGGCCAAGCCGTACTGGGGCTGCACCGAGATCAGCGCACTCGACCTCGACACCGGCAAGCTGCTCTGGCAGAAGTCGTACAAGGACGGCGACCGCAAGGTCGACGTCAGCGAGCTCACGGTGGGCCCCGGCGTCGTCGCCGCGGGCAGCCTCAGCGGCGGCGCGGCCTGGGACCTGGAGAGCGGCGCCCTGCGCTGGTCGCCGAAGCCCACCACCGACCGGTGCGAGGACGCCGGTTACGGCGGCGGCAACGCCCTGGTCGCCGTGCGCCGGTGCGGCGACTACGAGAACCCGCAGCTCAGCATCCAGACCCTGGACCCGAAGACGGGGGCACCGGCCTCCACGTACCGGATGCCGTCGGGCATCCAGTACGGGCACATCGTCTCCTCGGACCCACTGGTGGTGGCCGCCGACATCAACGACAGCGCGGGTGACGGCAGCAGCATCTCCGACTACTTCTCCATCGACGGGAAGACCGGCAAGCTGCGCGCCCGGATCTCCGCCGACGCGGACCAGTACGGCGGCGACTGCGACAGCACCGAGGTCCAGCCGTGCACCAACCTGGCGGTCGGCAACGACCGGCTGTACGTCCCGACGGAGAAGCACGACGGTGTCGGCGAGGGCGCCGGCCAGACGAACGAGATCGTCGCCTTCGACCTGGCCACGGGCAACCTGGCCCCGGGCAAGGCCAACGCGGGACCCGGCTACGCCGCGTACCCGGTGCGGATGGACGGCTCCAACCTCATCGCGTACAAGACGGGCCCGTACGACAAGGGCGGCCAGGTCGTCTCCATCAACGGCACCACCCTCAAGGAGACGGTGCTGATGAACAACCCGGCGGACGAGGCGGTGCGCCGGGCGGAGCAGACGTTCCTGCCGGACCACGCCGAGATCCGGTTCGCCAACGGGCGGCTGTACCTGGCCGACGACACGATCAGCGACCTCACCTCCGAGTCGGAGAAGAGCTATCTGGCCATCGGCTTCGGTACGGGCTGA
- a CDS encoding 4-(cytidine 5'-diphospho)-2-C-methyl-D-erythritol kinase, which translates to MSVPDSRRVPSGTGAPAGVTVRVPAKVNVQLAVGGARPDGFHDLANVFLAVSLYDEVTVTPADSLRVTCTGPGADQVPLDRTNLAARAAELLAARHGITPDVHLHIDKDIPVAGGMAGGSADGAGALLACDALWSTGASREELLDICAELGSDVPFSLVGGAALGTGRGELLTPLTVGGTFHWVFAMADGGLSTPTVFREFDRLTPDAAPPAAAPALLAALRTGDTTALAGTLSNDLQAAAVSLRPALADTLAAGTAAGALAGLVSGSGPTTAFLAKDAESAERIASELRASGTCRAARVASSAAPGATVVGRPARRPGPGNDRPARS; encoded by the coding sequence GTGAGCGTCCCGGACAGTCGTCGCGTCCCGTCGGGTACGGGGGCTCCCGCGGGCGTGACCGTCCGCGTCCCCGCCAAGGTCAACGTCCAGCTCGCGGTCGGCGGCGCACGCCCCGACGGCTTCCACGACCTGGCCAACGTCTTCCTCGCGGTGTCGCTGTACGACGAGGTCACCGTGACCCCCGCCGACTCCCTCCGCGTCACCTGCACGGGACCCGGCGCGGACCAGGTCCCCCTGGACCGGACGAACCTGGCGGCGCGGGCCGCCGAACTGCTCGCCGCGCGCCACGGGATCACCCCCGACGTACACCTCCACATCGACAAGGACATCCCCGTCGCGGGCGGCATGGCGGGCGGCAGCGCGGACGGTGCGGGCGCCCTGCTGGCCTGCGACGCGCTCTGGTCCACCGGCGCCTCGCGCGAAGAACTCCTGGACATCTGCGCCGAGTTGGGCAGCGACGTGCCCTTCAGTCTGGTCGGCGGCGCAGCGCTGGGCACCGGCCGCGGAGAGCTGCTGACGCCGCTGACGGTCGGTGGCACGTTCCACTGGGTGTTCGCGATGGCCGACGGCGGCCTCTCCACCCCGACGGTCTTCCGCGAGTTCGACCGCCTCACCCCCGACGCCGCCCCGCCGGCAGCCGCACCGGCCCTGCTGGCGGCGCTGCGCACAGGCGATACGACGGCGCTGGCGGGGACCCTCTCGAACGACCTCCAGGCGGCGGCGGTCTCCCTGCGGCCCGCGCTCGCCGACACCCTCGCCGCCGGTACCGCGGCGGGCGCCCTGGCGGGACTGGTCTCCGGCTCCGGCCCCACGACGGCCTTCCTGGCCAAGGACGCGGAGTCGGCGGAACGGATCGCCTCCGAGCTGCGGGCCTCCGGGACCTGCCGGGCCGCCCGGGTGGCATCCTCGGCGGCGCCCGGGGCGACGGTGGTCGGCCGCCCCGCCAGGCGTCCCGGGCCCGGCAACGATCGGCCGGCCAGGTCCTAG
- a CDS encoding response regulator transcription factor, giving the protein MGVRLMVVDDHRLLAEALASALKLRGHRVLAAAAPTGGAAELVVSRAPEVCLFGTAMPAEPGVFDPITRIRQERPQIAVLVLGPVPSPRGIAAALAAGACGYVRHDERIEGVERAMVKARAGEAAIAPQLLQGAFAELLNPAAQPDDEGLRLLELLTPREAEVLVRVAEGEDTRLIAAGMRIAPSTARTHVQRVLMKLGVGSRLEAAALAARTGLLDRATKRAEGASAAPEPS; this is encoded by the coding sequence ATGGGCGTGCGGCTCATGGTGGTCGACGACCACCGATTGCTCGCCGAGGCGCTGGCCTCGGCGCTGAAACTCCGCGGGCACCGGGTGCTCGCCGCCGCGGCGCCCACCGGGGGCGCGGCCGAACTGGTGGTGAGCCGGGCGCCCGAGGTGTGCCTGTTCGGTACGGCGATGCCCGCCGAGCCCGGGGTCTTCGACCCGATCACCCGGATCAGGCAGGAGCGCCCACAGATCGCCGTACTGGTGCTGGGACCGGTGCCCAGCCCGCGCGGCATCGCCGCCGCGCTCGCCGCCGGTGCCTGCGGGTACGTGCGCCACGACGAGCGCATCGAGGGCGTCGAGCGCGCCATGGTGAAGGCCAGGGCGGGGGAGGCGGCGATCGCGCCGCAGCTGTTGCAGGGGGCCTTCGCCGAACTGCTCAACCCGGCGGCCCAGCCGGACGACGAGGGGCTGCGGCTGCTGGAGCTGCTCACCCCGCGCGAGGCCGAGGTGCTGGTACGGGTCGCGGAGGGCGAGGACACCCGGCTGATCGCGGCCGGGATGCGGATAGCGCCCAGCACCGCCCGTACCCATGTGCAGCGGGTCCTGATGAAGCTCGGTGTCGGCTCCCGGCTGGAGGCCGCGGCGCTGGCGGCGCGCACCGGGCTGCTCGACCGCGCGACGAAGCGCGCCGAGGGTGCGTCGGCCGCGCCGGAACCGAGCTGA
- a CDS encoding TatD family hydrolase, translating into MSPKAPNDTPPPLPEPLKVPVADSHTHLDMQATTVDEALERAASVGVTTVVQVGCDLTGSRWAAETARAYENVHAAVALHPNEAPRIVLGDPEGGARQGVRAPGGEAALDEALGEIERLAALPYVRAVGETGLDHYRTGPEGITAQERSFRAHIEIAKRHGKALVIHDREAHADVLRILEEEGAPERTVFHCYSGDAAMAEICAAKGYFMSFAGNMTFKNAQPLRDALAVAPLELVLVETDAPFLTPAPYRGRPNAPYLIPVTVRAMAQVKSVSEDALATAIMANTVRAFGLGGETG; encoded by the coding sequence ATGAGCCCGAAAGCCCCCAACGACACACCGCCGCCGCTGCCCGAACCGCTGAAGGTGCCGGTCGCGGACTCGCACACCCACCTGGACATGCAGGCCACCACCGTCGACGAGGCCCTGGAACGGGCCGCGTCGGTGGGGGTGACCACGGTCGTCCAGGTGGGCTGCGACCTGACGGGCTCCCGCTGGGCGGCCGAGACGGCGCGGGCGTACGAGAACGTGCACGCGGCGGTCGCGCTGCACCCCAACGAAGCACCCCGCATCGTGCTGGGCGATCCGGAGGGCGGAGCGCGGCAGGGGGTCCGCGCCCCGGGCGGCGAGGCGGCCCTCGACGAGGCGCTCGGCGAGATCGAGCGACTGGCGGCCCTCCCGTACGTGCGGGCCGTCGGCGAGACGGGCCTCGACCACTACCGCACCGGACCCGAGGGCATTACGGCCCAGGAACGGTCCTTCCGGGCGCATATCGAGATCGCCAAAAGGCACGGCAAGGCGCTGGTCATTCACGACCGCGAGGCCCATGCGGATGTGCTCCGCATTCTCGAAGAAGAAGGCGCACCCGAACGCACCGTATTCCATTGCTATTCCGGCGATGCCGCAATGGCGGAAATCTGCGCGGCAAAGGGCTATTTCATGTCCTTCGCGGGGAACATGACGTTCAAGAACGCCCAGCCGCTGCGTGACGCCCTCGCTGTCGCACCGCTGGAACTCGTTCTCGTCGAAACGGACGCGCCTTTCCTCACCCCGGCTCCGTACCGTGGGCGGCCCAATGCGCCTTATCTGATTCCGGTCACGGTAAGGGCGATGGCCCAGGTGAAAAGCGTCAGCGAGGACGCCCTGGCCACGGCGATCATGGCGAATACGGTCAGGGCGTTCGGGCTGGGCGGCGAAACCGGCTGA
- the rsmA gene encoding 16S rRNA (adenine(1518)-N(6)/adenine(1519)-N(6))-dimethyltransferase RsmA — protein sequence MSSTEPDAPEASDALLGPADIRELATALGVRPTKQRGQNFVIDANTVRRIVRTAEVTRDDVVVEVGPGLGSLTLALLEAADRLVAVEIDDVLAGALPATIEARLPARADRFTLVHADAMQVQELPGPPPTALVANLPYNVAVPVLLTMLARFPTIERTLVMVQAEVADRLAAEPGNKVYGVPSVKANWYAHVKRAGSIGRNVFWPAPNVDSGLVSLVRRTEPIPTTATKEEVFAVVDAAFAQRRKTLRAALAGWAGSAAAAEAALVAAGISPQARGESLTVEEFARIAEGKA from the coding sequence GTGAGCAGCACTGAACCCGACGCCCCCGAAGCCTCCGACGCCCTTCTGGGCCCCGCCGACATCCGTGAGCTGGCGACCGCACTCGGCGTACGCCCGACCAAGCAGCGCGGCCAGAACTTCGTCATCGACGCCAACACGGTGCGCAGGATCGTACGGACGGCCGAGGTGACCCGGGACGACGTGGTCGTCGAGGTCGGCCCCGGCCTCGGATCGCTGACCCTGGCCCTCCTCGAAGCGGCGGACCGGCTGGTGGCCGTCGAGATCGACGACGTGCTGGCGGGCGCGCTGCCCGCGACGATCGAGGCCAGGCTGCCCGCCCGCGCCGACCGCTTCACGCTGGTCCACGCGGACGCGATGCAGGTCCAGGAACTGCCGGGCCCGCCGCCCACCGCGCTGGTGGCGAACCTTCCGTACAACGTGGCGGTCCCGGTCCTGCTCACCATGCTGGCCCGCTTCCCCACGATCGAGCGCACGCTGGTGATGGTCCAGGCGGAGGTCGCGGACCGGCTCGCGGCGGAACCGGGCAACAAGGTGTACGGCGTGCCGTCCGTGAAGGCCAACTGGTACGCGCACGTCAAGCGGGCGGGCTCCATCGGCCGCAACGTGTTCTGGCCCGCACCGAATGTCGACTCGGGCCTCGTCTCCCTGGTCCGGCGCACCGAACCGATCCCGACGACGGCCACCAAGGAAGAGGTCTTCGCGGTGGTCGACGCGGCGTTCGCACAGCGCCGCAAGACGCTGCGGGCCGCGCTGGCGGGCTGGGCGGGGTCGGCGGCGGCGGCCGAGGCGGCGCTGGTGGCGGCCGGGATCTCGCCGCAGGCACGCGGCGAGTCGCTCACCGTGGAGGAGTTCGCACGGATCGCGGAGGGCAAGGCGTGA